The genomic window ggacccaggcgtccgggccccatagatccctccccggaagggacccaggcgtccgggccccacagatCCCTccccggaagggacccaggcgtccgggccccacagatCCCTccccggaagggacccaggcgtccgggccccacagatCGCTCACTGGTCGGTCCCGCTCCGTCCCGGGGGGCGCTGGGAGCCCTTGGGGCGCAGTTGTGGGGCCGGGACCCCCGTGGGGCGCCCCCTGGAGGCGGCGGCGTCCAGAGCCCCGATCAGCCCCACGGCGCGGCGCTGCGGGAAAGGGGtcacggggggacccaggagtgccccagggacccaggagttcggggaaggggatccaggagttcgggagggacccaggcgttcgggagggacccaggagtgccccaagggacccaggagtgccccaggagtctgggagggacccaggagtgccccagggacccaggaatttggggagggacccaggagttcaggggggacccaggagtgccccagggacccaggcatccgggaaggacccaggagtgccccagggacccaggcatccgggaaggacccaggagtgccccaagggacccaggagttcggggagggacccaggagtgccccagggacccaggagttcggggagggacccaggagtgccccagggacccaggagttcggggagggacccaggagtgccccagggacccaggagttcggggagggacccaggagtgccccagggacccaggagttcgggacagacccaggcgttcaggagggacccaggagttcgggagggacccaggagtgccccaagggacccaggagttcggggagggacccaggagtgccccaagggacccaggagtgccccaagggacccaggcgttcgggagggacccaggagtgccccagggacccaggcgttcgggagggacccaggagttcggggagggacccaggagtgccccagggacccaggcgttcgggagggacccaggcgtccgggccccaacTCACCGCCAGCTCCTCGTTCTCCCGCAGCCGCCGCTGCTGCCCCTTCCAGAGGGGGGCGGGGCGACCGtctgggggaggggggaggggttaggggacccaggcgtccgggggaagggacccaggcgtccgggggggcggGGACTCACCCACAAAGGACCAATCCGGGAGGTCACGGAGGGGCCCGAAACCCGAGGAGCCCGGGGAGAGGCCGTgtctggggggggaggggaaaggggcgTGGTcacggagggacccaggagtgccccagggacccaggagtgccccaagggacccaggagtgccccagggacccaggagttcggggagggatccaggagtgccccaagggacccaggagttcggggagggacccaggagtgccccaagggacccaggagtgccccagggacccaggagttcggggagggatccaggagtgccccaagggacccaggagtgccccaggggacccaggagttcgggagggacccaggagtgccccaagggacccaggagttcggggagtgatccaggagtgccccaagggacccaggagtccgggagggacccaggagttcaggggggacccaggagtgccccagggacccaggagttcgggccccCCCCCCACTCACTCCACTCGCCATTGGCCGATgcgctggggggggcgggggaggggccgCAGGTTCCGGACGTGACGTTCagctgggggggcggggcatgaGCCGGGGGGCGTGGTTACGCAGACCACGCCCCCAAGCAGCGTTCCACCCGCCCCCAATTAATGAACTATTAACCCCGCCCACCCCTAATGAACGGAAACCCCTTTACCCCCCTCCCACCGCATTTTTTGGCGCTTTCCGCCAAAATCCCgcacccaaaacccccaaaaatgccccaaaaagccccaaaaccgCGCACCCAGCCGCAGCACCCTCCGCGCCGCCATGGCCGCCGCCGGAAGTGACGAAAGATGTGGTGGCGCCACTTCCGCGGCGGGCGGCGCCATTTTGTACGGCGCAACCGCTTCCTCTACTGGGCCGGTTCCCACCGCCCCAGGGCGCAGCCATTTTGTACGGAACGGCCGCTTCCGCCCCCCCAACCGGATGCCGCCATTTTGTACGGCACCGACGCTTTCGCTGTCCCCCTGGCGCCGCCATCTTGTACGGCACGGCCGCCGCCATTTTGACGGCGGCCGCGCGGGGCCAAAAATGGGGGAGAATCTGGTGAAAGAAGGGAAATAAGCGACAAAAATCGGCCGCGCGCGACTCTACGTCATCAGGCGAGGGTTTTTTTAGCCAAAATCGCTTTAATTCGCCTCATTTCAGGACTTGTTAATGCTCGTGGATGGGGGCGGggccctcccggacgcctgggtccctttaagGCGCGTGGTCACGTGGCCGCCCGGGGTCACCTGGCCCCTCCCGCTTGGCCCCGCGCCTCCCGGGGGCGGAGCCGAGGGGGCTCGGGAGGGGATTGGTCCGTCCGTGCAGCCCGCGGCGGCTCCTGATTGGCTGAGGCCTCCCGGCCGGGCGACGCCATTGGGTGGAGCGGGGGGGACTCGGCCaatggcggggcgggggcggggccttcGTGCTTCACACCCCGAGCGCCATTGGGGGGCTGGGCGGAGGCCGCTCGCTGATTGGTTGCCGGGGGGGGCCCGGGGGAGGCGCGgcctgggggggacaatggggggttcaggggggaccccaaaccccacccccccaCGTCATCAGCTCCCAGGGaccccggggagggacccaggagtgcgggagggacccaggagtgcggggaagggacccaggagtgccccaagggacccaggagtgccccaagggacccaggagtgccccaagggacccaggagttcgggggggacccaggagtgccccaagggacccaggagttctggagggacccaggagtgccccaagggacccaggcgtccgggaggggaccccccgccccccctcaccgttttggggtccccgggggggggaGGGCGGGGGTCGCGCTGCTTTTCCCCTCAAGATGTCGATgacctggggtggggggaggggaaacAAGGGGGTCCATGTGTCCCCAAacgtccccaaacccctcccccccgcaccccaaaacctccgGTGCACCccgaaccccccaggaccccccgaacccccacatttccccacccccccatgtcccccccacttatggggtcccccccaccccccattcccccccatttctggggtcccccccatccccctgaccccccatgtccccccattaccccccatgtcccccccattttggggtcccccccatccccccgaccccccatgtccccccattaccccccatgtcccccctattCCTGGGGTCTCCCCCAtttatggggtcccccccatccccatgtcccccattacccccattcccttaccccccatgtcccccccatttatggggtcccccccatccccctgaccccccattaccccccctgaccccccatatcccctcatccccattaccccccactACCCTCCATTtgtggggtcccccccatccccctgacccccccattccccccattcccggggtcctcccccatccccacatccccccctgacctcccatgtccccccattaccccccacgtccccccattacccccattcccttaccccccattaccccccatttatggggtccccccccccattcccttaccccccatgacccccccattcccggggtccccccatcccccacaccccccccatccccctgaccccccatgacccccacagacccccccccagacccccacagacccccattaccccccatgtcccccctattCCTGGGGTCTCCCCCAtttatggggtcccccccatccccatgtcccccccatccccatgtccccccccccattaCCCTCCATTCCCttaccccccattcccccccatttatggggtcccccccatccccatgtcccccattacccccattcccttaccccccattcccccccatttatgggatcccccccatcccccatgaccccctttaccccccattacccccatgtcccccccatttcggggtcccccccacccccatgacgcccccccaccccccagacccccccacaccccccaatttcggggtcccccccccgtTCACCTGCGCGCTCCCCGCCAGCGCCAGGGGGGTCTCGTTGTGCCCGTTCCGCACCCCCGTGTCCGCCCCGTTGCGCAGGAGCAGCCGCAGCAGCCccggcagcgcccgccccgccgcggcgtGGAGCGCGGTGCAGCCCGCGTAGCACTGCGCGTTCACACGGGCGCCGCGCTGGGGGAGCGGGGTGAGCCCACGGAGGCCCACGGAGACCCACGGAGACCCACGGAGACCCGTGGAACCCCGCGGGGCCCCGGGCGCCCGCCAACAGGCAAAGCCACGGACACCCCCACGGGTCCTAAagacccccggggtcctaaagcccgcccagggtcctaaagcccgcccagggtcctaaagcccgccCAGGGACCTAAAGCCCGCGCAGAACTGAGCCCCATGGACCCCCCATAGATCCCAatggacccccatggacccccacagacccccatggaccccccatagacccccacggacccccatagacccccatggaCCCTCCATAGATCCCAatggacccccatggaccccccatagacccccacgggccccccatagacccccatggaTCCCAATGGACCCCCATAGACCCTCAtggaccccccatagccccccatagaccACAtggacccccatagcccccccatagccccccatagcccccatagccccccataccccccaaacccccccacagacccccatagaccccccatagacccccccatagaccccatagcccACCACagaccccccacagccccccaacagaccccacagcccccccatagccccccatagacccccatagcccccccatagccccccatagaccccatagccccccatggaccccccatagccccccacagaccccccatagacgcccatagcccccccatacatccccatagcccccccaaagACCCCAtaccccccccatagcccccccacagactcccatagacctcccatagaccccccatagtcccccatagacccccatagccccccatagaccccatagcccccccatacacccccatagccccccccataccccccctaaacccccccacagccccccaaaaccccccccacccccaatcccccccccacccccaccccccccataaccccccacccccccccccaacccccccacccccccccaacccccccaacccccccaaacccccccaaacccccacctggATGAGCAGCTCCGCCATCTCCAGGCTGTTCCTCTCCACCGCATGCAACAGGGGGGAGCGACCGCTCTTAAtatcctgggggggggggggggggggatgaatttggggggttcagggcaccccaagaccccccccagaccccccaggaccccccaaaacccccccggacccccccaaacccaccacagcGTCCACATCGGCCCCGTGGTCCAACAGCAGCCGAACGCTCTCGGGGGCCCCGGAACCCACGGCCACGTGCAGGGGGGTGAGACCTGGGGTACGGGGGGGGCCCCgttatttgggggggtccccggtaattgggggggtccccatgttatTGGGGGGTGCCCCCCTGAGccatttggggtgtcccccctgtTATTTGGGGAGGTCCCCATTattcggggtgtcccccccattattGAGGGGGTCCCCACATTATTGGGGGTCCCCCTGAGCCatatggggtgtccccccccaataTTTGAGGCatcccccccattattggggtgtccccacattattgggggtgtccccccccattaTTTGGGGCatcccccccattattggggtgtcccccccattattTGGGATCCCCCCATTCTTAGGGGTCCCCCCCATTACTTTGGGGCTGCTCCCCCCATTATTTTGGGTCCCCCCCATTATTTAGGGTCCCCCCATTATTTAAGGTGCCCCCCCCATTATTAGGGGTCTCCCCCCAttatttggggtgtcccccccctcaTTATTAGGGGTGTCCCCCCCTTATTTTGGGGCTGCCCCCCCCATTATTAGGGGTGTCCCCCCCTTATTTTGGGGCTGTACCCCATTATTGGTTCCCCCCCCCATTATTTTGGTCTCACCCTCGTAGCCCCGCCCCTTCACCTCCaggctccgcccccccccccactttgggCCGTTCCCCCGCCCCCCTCAGCCCCATTTCGGGgtctgccccccccagccccacttggGGGCGTCCCCCCTCCCTTCCTGGGGGTGCCCCCCCTCATTTTGGGGCTGTCCCCCCCtcattttgggggtgtcccccccccccgtttTTGGGGCTCACCCTCGTAGTTCCGCGCCTGCAggtccaggccccgccccccccgcaggAGCTCGCGCAGGCAGCGCGGGCTCGCGGCCTCGCACGCCAGGTGAGCGGCGGAACGGCCCAAGCGGTCCGGGGCGGAGGGGGAGGCTCCGTGCGACACCAACAAGCGCACCAAGGCCGGTTGGGACGTGATCACCGCCAAGTGCaaaggggtctatggggggatatatgggggtccccatggtgtacgCGGTGGCCCCCGTGTGGCCCCTGTGGTCACCCAAATAGAAGcgccccccccatacccccccacgGGTCCCCAAGTGGTTCGCGCCGCCGGAGCACACGGGCTGCCCAGGGTCCTAAAGACCCGCCCAGGGAGCCCCGGGGTCCTAAAGACCCGCCCAGGGAGCCCAattcgtgtccccatgtccccccatgtccccaagccccccatgtcccccaatgtccccccatgtccccaagccccccatgtcctcccatgtccccctatgaccccaagccccccatgtccccaagccccccatgtccccccacac from Patagioenas fasciata isolate bPatFas1 chromosome 31, bPatFas1.hap1, whole genome shotgun sequence includes these protein-coding regions:
- the LOC139825926 gene encoding B-cell lymphoma 3 protein-like; amino-acid sequence: MGRSRGGSPPPPRGVAAAPEAPLGDPGGGGDGGDPHPSPHPSPPPRAKRREPPLPLPPPPPHPPGLGFAAQPPPGAFFTALQGALPLLGGGGALGAPPGVLALPAPPPLGPPAPPLAAAIAAATRADEDGDTALHIAVAQGALGVARRLVGLFLQGGRDLDVYNRMRQTPLHLAVITSQPALVRLLVSHGASPSAPDRLGRSAAHLACEAASPRCLRELLRGGRGLDLQARNYEGLTPLHVAVGSGAPESVRLLLDHGADVDAVDIKSGRSPLLHAVERNSLEMAELLIQRGARVNAQCYAGCTALHAAAGRALPGLLRLLLRNGADTGVRNGHNETPLALAGSAQVIDILRGKAARPPPSPPRGPQNGRASPGPPPATNQRAASAQPPNGARGVKHEGPAPAPPLAESPPLHPMASPGREASANQEPPRAARTDQSPPEPPRLRPREARGQAGGAR
- the LOC139825931 gene encoding large ribosomal subunit protein mL52-like isoform X2; the encoded protein is MAPPAAEVAPPHLSSLPAAAMAARRVLRLAERHVRNLRPLPRPPQRIGQWRVEHGLSPGSSGFGPLRDLPDWSFVDGRPAPLWKGQQRRLRENEELARRAVGLIGALDAAASRGRPTGVPAPQLRPKGSQRPPGRSGTDQ
- the LOC139825931 gene encoding uncharacterized protein isoform X1; translated protein: MAAAVPYKMAAPGGQRKRRCRTKWRHPVGGAEAAVPYKMAAPWGGGNRPSRGSGCAVQNGAARRGSGATTSFVTSGGGHGGAEGAAAGHGLSPGSSGFGPLRDLPDWSFVDGRPAPLWKGQQRRLRENEELARRAVGLIGALDAAASRGRPTGVPAPQLRPKGSQRPPGRSGTDQ